The genomic stretch AGATCGCCATTTTCGTACCGAAGATTCAAAAGATAGAAAAGAAGAGAGTGGATATCACTCCTTACATAGCTTGGCATGAAGGTTTCCTAACTTTCCATGATGAGAGTTTGGGGTCCATTGCGAAAAAATTAGAACGTTGGTATGATCTTACTTTTGAATTTGATCAGCCGGAAACGAAAGAACTCGTTTTTTACGGGAGTATCAAACGACATGAAAATATCTTGCAGGTCTTGGATATGCTGAGATGCACGAATTTGATCGGTTTTACAATTATAGATTCGAAAACAGTACGCGTAACTCGATTATAAAAATCATTATTTATTAAAATTGAATTATATGAATGAATTGAACGATTGGCGACTACAGTCGTGTAGTCCGAGGTATATCCTTTTGCGAAAGTGTTTTTTCATACTTATCGTGATGTTTTTCAGTATGATGACAAGTTTTACTTCCTTCGGGCAGACGAAGGAAAGGATTACTCTCAAGTTGGAAAATATGGCATTAGAACAGGTTTTAAAAAGAATAGAATTGGAGTCCGGCTATCGAATGTTGTACAATAAGGATCTTGTGGCAACGGTAAAAGGGATTACGATTCAGGTTAATGATGAATTGTTAGCTACCGTACTGGATAGATGTCTGGATGGAACGAATTTATCATACATGATTAAAGAGAACACGATAATTATTGCTAAAAAAGGTACTGAAAATAGAATTGAGGTAACCGCAACAATAATTAAAGGCGTGGTGAAAGATAAAAAGGGAGAACCATTAGTTGGTGTTTCCGTGGTGATTGCCGGAACGGCAACAGGTACAGCGACAGATGTGAATGGTAATTTCTCTTTACCGGTAAAGGATTCGACAGGAACTTTGTTATTCACGTATATTGGTTTCAAGATGCAGAGGGTGGTATTTCACCGGGGTAAAGAAGTGCTGGTTGTAATGGATGAGGATTTATCTGAATTGGATGCAGTAACAGTGATTGCTTATGGTTCTCGTAAAAAGAGGGAATTAATTGGTGCCGTATCTTCTGTAAAGGCAGATGAGATGAAGGAGCTTCCGACCGCAAGTTTTGAAAATTTGTTACAAGGACGCATGTCTGGAGTAGAGATTGTGAATCAGTCCGGGGCTCCGGGAGGAGGAGGAACATTAGTTGTTGTTCGGGGGTATAATACTTTTAATTCACAGTTTGATGAACCTCTTAGTAATAGTGCTCCTCTTTATGTGATTGACGGTGTACCCATGTATTCATTCACTTCTCCTCGTACGGGAACCAATACAATTGCGGAAATAGATCCGTCTATTATTGAATCCGTGGAAGTGTTGAAAGATGCGGCTTCAGCTGCAATCTATGGTTCCAGAGGTGGAAATGGCGTAATCCTTATTACGACTAAAAAAGGGAAACAAGGACATTCAAATTTTTCTGCTAATTTTTCATATACAGGTTCTATTTTTCCGAAAGCTCCGAAACATTACGGTGGGATGATGGAACGAAATTATAATATAGCAGCATTAAAAGCTTATCGTACAGCGAGTTTATTTACTGGGGAATATCCTAATTCAATTGCCGAGGGAAGTGGTTTTATGGGAGGACAGTATGATTATTTTTGGAACAAAGGTAATCCTATTGACAAAAATGATATAAAAGCACTTAGAGTCTTACAGGATAGTTTGAATCCATTTTATAATAATGCTACAGATTGGTATAAAGAAGCTTTTCGCACGGGGAAAGTATACAATGTTAATTTACAGGCTAGCGGGGGAACTGAGTTAATTCGTTATATGGTAGCAGCCGGGTATTATAGTGAATCAGGAATCATGTTGAGTAGTGATTTTAATCGGATGAATGTGAATGTGGGATTAAATATTCAACCTCATAAACGGATAAAACTAGATACTCGTCTTTATGCAGCTTATACGGATCGTAGTCGAGGAAAGTCTCCGAATGGGAAAAGAATGAATTATAAGGTCGAGGGATTAACGGTGGATCCGAGAACGGCCTCTTCTTTAACATTGAATTCTGGTGTGGTAAAAGATAAATTATTAGAAGCTCTTAATGAACAGATTGATAAAAATAATTCTTATCGGTTCATGGGAAATATGGGATTGAGTTTTGAATTTATAGATGGATTGAATGTAAGGGTAGATGGCGGTATTGATTATAATCAGAATAATCGTAACTTCTTTCGTCCTAGCACGATGGATGTATCTAAAATGAATGAAAATTATATAGAGGAGGGAATTACGCGGAATATTTTCATGCAGGGAGAGGCTCTTCTGA from Butyricimonas virosa encodes the following:
- a CDS encoding SusC/RagA family TonB-linked outer membrane protein; protein product: MNELNDWRLQSCSPRYILLRKCFFILIVMFFSMMTSFTSFGQTKERITLKLENMALEQVLKRIELESGYRMLYNKDLVATVKGITIQVNDELLATVLDRCLDGTNLSYMIKENTIIIAKKGTENRIEVTATIIKGVVKDKKGEPLVGVSVVIAGTATGTATDVNGNFSLPVKDSTGTLLFTYIGFKMQRVVFHRGKEVLVVMDEDLSELDAVTVIAYGSRKKRELIGAVSSVKADEMKELPTASFENLLQGRMSGVEIVNQSGAPGGGGTLVVVRGYNTFNSQFDEPLSNSAPLYVIDGVPMYSFTSPRTGTNTIAEIDPSIIESVEVLKDAASAAIYGSRGGNGVILITTKKGKQGHSNFSANFSYTGSIFPKAPKHYGGMMERNYNIAALKAYRTASLFTGEYPNSIAEGSGFMGGQYDYFWNKGNPIDKNDIKALRVLQDSLNPFYNNATDWYKEAFRTGKVYNVNLQASGGTELIRYMVAAGYYSESGIMLSSDFNRMNVNVGLNIQPHKRIKLDTRLYAAYTDRSRGKSPNGKRMNYKVEGLTVDPRTASSLTLNSGVVKDKLLEALNEQIDKNNSYRFMGNMGLSFEFIDGLNVRVDGGIDYNQNNRNFFRPSTMDVSKMNENYIEEGITRNIFMQGEALLNYRFSIREKHNFELLLGISMDKSQLFENDADALGTPSDYIHYIQGTTPIKYTKPEWGDPEAYETVHASSKLEEKINLSYFGRFAYNFKTRYLFEFTLRRDGSSVFGEDQRWATFPSVAIGWTFSDESFLKSVNWLSYGKIRASWGQSGVQFDKAYLAHGLMEIGAIYDGERGMRASGILNRKLGWEQSDQYDLGLDLDFLDYRIKFKFDYYYRYTKDKLWKVNLPSGGSFLGGFSKQWRNAMEVSNEGIEFEVTCDILRETKVTWRSKITASRNWNRFEKSYSGKDEDSFIIGKPLFNIYLYKDNGYYNSQDEVPVYYQADGSKKYLMPMFETQYFTSGDPKVMDVNGDGKIDISDFVRVGSSVPKLYGGWANELRWRDFDLNLLFTYSLGRDMYKTYDIRSLDAYNGGQGGRALYINTDKASFWTEDNHKAQYARLGTLNSMGGMLESNLETVSYMKLKQLTLGYNLPKEWARKVGMVGLRAFITGENVFTLSNYSGVDPEVVSIENGQDDFNTYPLARKWTIGLTLNF